From the genome of Streptomyces spinoverrucosus:
GGCTGCCCAGCATCACCGTGTCGGCGCCGGCGGCCAGCGCCTTGCCGATGTCGCCGGAGTACTGCAGGCCGCCGTCACCGATCAGCGGGATGCCCGCGGGGCGGGCCGCGAGGGAGGCCTCGTAGATGGCGGTGACCTGCGGGACACCGATACCGGCCACGACGCGGGTGGTGCAGATCGAGCCGGGGCCGACACCGACCTTGATGCCGTCGACACCGGCGTCGATGAGGGCCTGGGCGCCGTCGCGGGTGGCGACGTTGCCGCCGATCACGTCGATGTTCACGCTCGACTTGATCTTCGACATCCAGCTGAGGGCGTTGCTGTTGTGGCCGTGCGAGGTGTCGACGACGAGGAAGTCCACACCGGCGGCGGCGAGCGCCTGGGCACGCTCCAGCGCCTCGGGGCTGGCGCCCACGGCGGCACCGACGAGCAGGCGGCCCTCGGCGTCCTTGGCGGCGTTCGGGTACTTCTCCGCCTTGACGAAGTCCTTGACCGTGATCAGGCCCTTGAGCACGCCCTCGTCGTCGACCAGCGGCAGCTTCTCGATCTTGTGCTTGCGCAGCAGCTCCATGGCGTCCACGCCGGAGATGCCGACCTTGCCGGTGACCAGCGGCATCGGCGTCATGACCTCGCGCACCCGGCGGGCGCGGTCGGTCTCGAAGGCCATGTCACGGTTGGTGACGATGCCGAGCAGCTTGCCGGCCGGGTCGGTGACCGGGACGCCGCTGATGCGGAACTTGGCGCACAGCGCGTCGGCCTCGGCGAGCGTGGCGTCCGGGTGCACCGTGATCGGGTCGGTGACCATGCCCGACTCCGAGCGCTTCACCAGGTCGACCTGGTTGACCTGGTCCTCGATGGACAGGTTGCGGTGCAGTACACCGACGCCGCCCAGACGGGCCATCGCGATCGCCATGCGCGACTCGGTGACCTTGTCCATGGCGGCGGACAGGAGCGGAATGTTGACCCGGACATTGCGGGAGATCCGGGACGAGGTGTCGACCGCGTTGGGGAGCACCTCGGATGCGCCCGGCAGCAGCAGCACGTCGTCGTAGGTCAGCCCGAGTGTCGCGAATTTTCCGGGCACTCCGTCGACGTTGGCAGTCATGACACCTTCCCCAAATGGCCTTGCTCGGTGCGGATGTCCATGCTAACGGGAAGCACGGCTCTCACATTCCACGGTTGTGAACGGCCGAGGGCTTCGTATGTTCGTACGGAACACCGCGCGTTCCTGTTCATCCGCCGGACCCCGCCTACTGTTCGGCCAGCGCCCGCAGTCTGCTCAG
Proteins encoded in this window:
- the guaB gene encoding IMP dehydrogenase, which gives rise to MTANVDGVPGKFATLGLTYDDVLLLPGASEVLPNAVDTSSRISRNVRVNIPLLSAAMDKVTESRMAIAMARLGGVGVLHRNLSIEDQVNQVDLVKRSESGMVTDPITVHPDATLAEADALCAKFRISGVPVTDPAGKLLGIVTNRDMAFETDRARRVREVMTPMPLVTGKVGISGVDAMELLRKHKIEKLPLVDDEGVLKGLITVKDFVKAEKYPNAAKDAEGRLLVGAAVGASPEALERAQALAAAGVDFLVVDTSHGHNSNALSWMSKIKSSVNIDVIGGNVATRDGAQALIDAGVDGIKVGVGPGSICTTRVVAGIGVPQVTAIYEASLAARPAGIPLIGDGGLQYSGDIGKALAAGADTVMLGSLLAGCEESPGELLFINGKQFKSYRGMGSLGAMQSRGQGRSYSKDRYFQAEVSSDDKLVPEGVEGQVPYRGPLANVLHQLVGGLRQTMGYVGAATVAEMESKGRFVRITSAGLKESHPHDIQMTVEAPNYSSK